One Thermoproteota archaeon DNA segment encodes these proteins:
- a CDS encoding macro domain-containing protein codes for MPRIMIVRGDITEVEVDALVNPANVQLIMGGGVAGAIRRKGGEEIQEEALKKAPIKIGEAVETSAGKLKAKYIIHAPTVESPGGKSNPEFVRRAVRAALKRAEELGLESLAFPAMGAGVGGVPVEVAVRIILEEVLKSSLEEVVLVAWSNEDFETFQRVAAQMDIEASLGELS; via the coding sequence ATGCCGAGGATAATGATAGTGCGTGGTGACATCACCGAAGTCGAGGTGGACGCCCTGGTGAACCCAGCCAATGTCCAGCTTATCATGGGTGGAGGTGTTGCCGGCGCGATAAGGAGAAAGGGTGGTGAGGAGATACAGGAGGAAGCCCTTAAAAAAGCCCCCATAAAGATAGGAGAGGCTGTAGAGACTTCAGCCGGAAAGCTCAAGGCCAAATATATCATACACGCGCCCACGGTGGAGTCTCCCGGGGGAAAGAGTAATCCAGAGTTCGTGAGGAGAGCCGTTAGGGCTGCTCTCAAGAGGGCGGAGGAACTGGGCTTGGAGAGTCTAGCTTTTCCAGCCATGGGGGCGGGAGTCGGGGGAGTGCCCGTGGAGGTGGCGGTGAGGATAATTCTGGAGGAGGTTCTTAAATCGAGTCTAGAGGAGGTAGTGCTGGTCGCGTGGAGCAATGAGGACTTCGAGACCTTCCAGAGGGTGGCGGCTCAGATGGACATAGAGGCCTCCCTCGGAGAGTTGTCGTGA